The proteins below come from a single Deinococcus radiodurans R1 = ATCC 13939 = DSM 20539 genomic window:
- the urtD gene encoding urea ABC transporter ATP-binding protein UrtD has protein sequence MSPELLEVRGVTVSFGGFKALQDLSLSVQPGSLRVLIGPNGAGKSTLLDTIIGKVRPAAGEVYFRGEKISGLPEHLIARRGICRKFQAPGVLDGLSVRDNLRLAVRADKGVLASFSPRRRQEEEARTDELLALTGLGERQDVMASELAHGEKQWLEIGMVVAGRPALLLLDEPTAGMTAQETAQTAELIRSLAGKHAVLVIDHDMQFVELLAAPVTVLHQGQVFREGDLDHLRNDPDVMEIYLGRPREAAD, from the coding sequence ATGTCGCCTGAGCTGCTCGAGGTGCGCGGCGTGACAGTGTCTTTCGGCGGCTTCAAGGCGCTGCAAGACCTCTCGCTCTCGGTGCAGCCGGGCAGCCTGCGGGTGCTGATCGGCCCCAACGGCGCGGGCAAAAGCACCCTGCTCGACACCATTATCGGCAAGGTGCGCCCGGCGGCGGGCGAGGTGTATTTCCGGGGAGAAAAGATTTCTGGCCTGCCCGAACACCTGATCGCTCGCCGGGGCATCTGCCGCAAGTTTCAGGCGCCGGGGGTGCTCGACGGCCTGAGTGTCCGTGACAACCTGCGGCTGGCCGTGCGCGCCGACAAGGGGGTGCTGGCCAGCTTTTCCCCCCGGCGACGGCAGGAGGAAGAAGCCCGAACCGACGAACTGCTGGCCCTGACCGGCCTGGGTGAACGTCAGGACGTGATGGCGAGCGAACTCGCGCACGGCGAAAAACAATGGCTGGAAATCGGCATGGTGGTGGCGGGCCGGCCCGCCCTGCTGCTGCTCGACGAACCCACCGCCGGCATGACGGCCCAGGAGACGGCGCAGACCGCCGAGCTGATTCGCTCGCTGGCCGGCAAACACGCGGTGCTCGTCATTGACCACGACATGCAGTTTGTCGAGTTGCTCGCCGCTCCCGTCACGGTGCTGCACCAGGGGCAGGTGTTCCGGGAAGGCGACCTCGACCACCTGAGAAATGACCCCGACGTGATGGAAATCTACCTGGGCCGTCCCCGAGAAGCGGCGGATTAG
- the urtE gene encoding urea ABC transporter ATP-binding subunit UrtE, producing the protein MLKLEHVSAAYGQSPVLFDIDLEVRDAEAVALIGRNGVGKSTLLRTISGLHPVTAGGVRLGGEAVEHAPAFARARAGLAYVPQGRGLFSHLTVEENLLMGLSALGGRPATKKEIPPLVYDLFPICHDMRARKAGNLSGGQQQQVAIGRALVTRPAYLLLDEPTEGIQPSIVQDIEAALGRIRAELRVAVLLVEQYLDFAWAFADRYYVLQRGRVVESGLTADVQPSAVQRYLSV; encoded by the coding sequence ATGCTCAAGCTCGAACACGTCAGCGCCGCTTACGGCCAAAGCCCGGTGCTGTTCGACATCGACCTGGAAGTGCGCGACGCCGAGGCGGTGGCATTGATCGGGCGCAACGGCGTCGGCAAATCCACCCTGCTGCGAACCATCAGTGGCCTGCACCCGGTCACGGCGGGTGGGGTCCGGCTGGGCGGCGAGGCCGTCGAACACGCACCGGCTTTTGCCCGCGCCCGCGCCGGGCTGGCCTACGTGCCGCAGGGCCGGGGCCTGTTTTCCCACCTGACCGTCGAGGAAAACCTGCTTATGGGCCTCTCGGCGCTCGGCGGGCGGCCCGCGACGAAAAAGGAGATTCCTCCTCTGGTGTACGACCTTTTTCCCATTTGCCACGACATGCGGGCCCGCAAGGCCGGCAACCTGTCGGGCGGGCAACAGCAGCAGGTCGCCATCGGGCGCGCGCTGGTCACCCGGCCCGCCTACCTGCTGCTCGATGAGCCCACCGAGGGCATTCAGCCGAGCATCGTGCAGGACATCGAGGCCGCACTGGGCCGCATCCGCGCCGAGTTGCGGGTGGCGGTCTTGCTGGTCGAGCAGTACCTCGATTTCGCCTGGGCCTTTGCCGACCGCTATTACGTGCTGCAACGCGGGCGCGTGGTCGAAAGCGGCCTGACTGCCGACGTGCAGCCGAGTGCGGTGCAGCGTTACCTGAGCGTGTAG
- a CDS encoding peptide-N-glycosidase F-related protein produces the protein MRFTLSVLSLTSVLLLSGCGLLSTPSDPNALTVQTAQGNVNLSGKNVVVVSKDTRSPEGAAIWAGDLSKLQGGPADVTYLLLPGGATATEIQARADELRTAVTSAGLSGVNVVVASAPPAPDSALGKLLDQWGTDLRDVKTSWNGGSLQVIALGDSGIGKSFTGTVALDAVLYGNDACGDKAPVNDVAGKAAVILRGTCGFTDKVKAATKRGAAAVLLINNDSPLGVIRGACDDTCKSAILALLPNKEGTQLVGALQSGKTARVEVTNLRVLPSVLRISPDGTATDTGPIPYVFNSYLEEDGVKPVDPFSSVRKEGEYLSWETALKTRLQNEDKSGKVTVVPVFKSQLAKDPSWRKEMIYADVTLPANFAQFDTLELDRALACDAARKSACPPWDYETNLYICDPLDLTKCNQELARDITPYWNSGRWVTDISPLLAVLREKAVNGKVRLAYWTVQPYKVTMNLRFQNKGNALIPVWAAPLKFGGAFGDGAYNTRQAPVTFERPAWAKKVEFSTLVTGHGFNDSKSCAEFCNTVHHVTVNGNDFTLSSPVTDNPLGCFEQVKDGVVPNQSGTWVYGRNNWCPGQGVKLWNSDLSAAATGPGPHTLTYKALVDGQDHLSKLEDGAERDASIHMTSWLVYYAERGAALPSKPNVKQ, from the coding sequence ATGCGCTTTACTCTTTCCGTCCTGTCCCTGACCTCTGTCTTGCTGCTCAGTGGATGCGGCCTGCTCAGTACCCCGAGCGATCCCAACGCGCTGACCGTTCAAACGGCCCAGGGCAATGTGAATCTCAGTGGAAAAAACGTCGTCGTGGTCAGCAAGGACACTCGCTCACCCGAAGGCGCTGCCATTTGGGCCGGCGACCTCAGCAAATTGCAGGGCGGCCCAGCAGACGTGACTTATCTGCTGCTCCCAGGAGGCGCAACTGCAACTGAGATTCAGGCCCGCGCTGACGAACTGCGCACCGCCGTCACGTCGGCGGGGCTGAGTGGCGTCAATGTGGTCGTGGCAAGTGCGCCGCCTGCCCCAGATTCGGCGCTCGGCAAATTGCTCGACCAGTGGGGCACGGACCTGCGCGACGTGAAAACGAGCTGGAATGGCGGCAGCTTGCAAGTCATCGCGCTCGGCGATTCGGGCATCGGCAAAAGCTTTACGGGCACGGTGGCCCTCGATGCTGTTCTGTACGGCAACGATGCCTGCGGTGACAAGGCACCTGTCAACGACGTAGCGGGCAAGGCAGCGGTTATCCTGCGCGGCACCTGCGGCTTTACCGACAAGGTCAAGGCCGCTACCAAGCGCGGCGCGGCGGCAGTTCTGCTCATCAACAACGACAGTCCTCTGGGCGTCATCCGGGGCGCCTGCGACGACACCTGTAAGTCGGCTATCCTCGCCCTACTGCCCAACAAGGAAGGCACTCAGCTCGTCGGCGCCCTGCAAAGCGGCAAGACGGCGCGGGTGGAAGTGACCAACCTGCGCGTGTTACCCAGCGTCCTGCGTATCTCGCCCGACGGCACCGCAACCGATACTGGTCCGATTCCCTACGTGTTTAATTCCTACCTCGAAGAGGACGGAGTTAAGCCGGTGGACCCTTTCTCTTCAGTGCGCAAGGAAGGCGAGTACCTGAGTTGGGAAACGGCACTCAAAACCCGCCTCCAGAACGAGGACAAGAGCGGCAAAGTTACAGTTGTACCCGTCTTCAAGAGCCAGTTGGCCAAAGACCCCAGCTGGCGCAAAGAAATGATCTACGCCGACGTGACCTTGCCCGCCAACTTTGCGCAGTTCGACACCCTAGAACTTGACCGTGCCCTGGCCTGCGACGCTGCGCGCAAATCGGCCTGTCCTCCCTGGGACTACGAAACGAACCTCTATATTTGTGATCCTCTCGACCTCACCAAGTGCAATCAGGAACTTGCCCGTGACATCACGCCCTACTGGAACAGTGGCCGTTGGGTCACCGACATTAGTCCGCTGCTCGCCGTACTGCGCGAAAAGGCGGTGAACGGCAAGGTGCGCCTCGCTTACTGGACGGTGCAGCCTTACAAGGTGACGATGAATCTGCGCTTCCAGAACAAAGGCAATGCCCTGATTCCCGTCTGGGCCGCGCCACTCAAGTTCGGCGGGGCTTTCGGGGACGGGGCTTATAACACCCGGCAGGCCCCAGTAACCTTCGAGCGCCCGGCCTGGGCCAAGAAAGTCGAGTTCTCGACGCTGGTCACGGGACACGGCTTCAACGATTCCAAGAGCTGCGCTGAGTTCTGCAATACCGTTCACCACGTCACCGTGAACGGCAACGACTTCACGCTGAGCAGCCCGGTGACCGACAATCCGCTGGGATGCTTTGAGCAGGTCAAGGATGGAGTGGTACCCAACCAGTCCGGCACCTGGGTCTACGGGCGCAACAACTGGTGTCCCGGCCAGGGCGTCAAGCTGTGGAACAGCGACCTCAGCGCCGCCGCGACAGGTCCTGGACCTCATACCCTGACTTATAAGGCGCTGGTCGACGGCCAGGACCACTTATCCAAGCTCGAAGACGGCGCCGAGCGTGACGCCAGCATTCACATGACAAGCTGGCTGGTCTATTACGCCGAGCGTGGCGCGGCTCTGCCGAGCAAACCGAACGTCAAGCAGTAG
- a CDS encoding type III polyketide synthase — translation MTAYLISAATAVPGTAYPQTLIRDLLRAQPQMDRLAQRLIPSAFNASGIDTRYSVIPDYLGAGGPFFDAVSGQMLSPGTGLRNEVYTREVTPLFIDAGRRALEGSGLAPEDITHVVTVSCTGFFAPGPDYLVVRALGLPATTQRFHVGFMGCYAAFPALRMARAFCDADPQANVLVICAELCTLHVKVSPDPDDIVSSAVFADGAAAVVVSAQPPVTGRTALRFDAFETALTPPDQGEKDMAWTIGDQGYQMVLSSYVPRLIETHLHGAVGPLLHTLPGELAQAGEHIEHWAVHPGGRSILDKVEGSLGLSETQMHASREELRRYGNMSSATVLFILRDLLEEVRDGERVCAMAFGPGLTVESGLMTAVGASE, via the coding sequence TTGACGGCCTACCTCATCTCCGCCGCCACCGCCGTGCCCGGCACCGCTTATCCCCAGACCCTGATTCGTGACCTGCTTCGGGCGCAGCCGCAAATGGACCGGCTGGCACAGCGGCTCATTCCCAGTGCCTTCAATGCCTCGGGCATCGACACCCGCTACAGCGTAATTCCCGATTACCTGGGCGCGGGCGGCCCCTTTTTCGACGCCGTGAGCGGGCAGATGCTCTCGCCGGGCACCGGCCTACGCAACGAGGTCTACACCCGCGAGGTCACGCCACTGTTTATCGATGCCGGGCGGCGGGCACTGGAGGGCAGCGGACTGGCGCCGGAGGACATCACCCATGTCGTCACGGTGTCGTGCACGGGCTTTTTCGCGCCCGGCCCCGATTATCTGGTGGTGCGGGCGCTGGGCCTGCCCGCCACGACCCAGCGCTTTCACGTCGGGTTCATGGGCTGCTACGCGGCGTTTCCGGCGCTGCGGATGGCGCGGGCCTTTTGCGACGCCGACCCGCAAGCCAACGTGCTCGTCATCTGCGCCGAGCTCTGCACCCTGCACGTCAAGGTGTCGCCTGACCCCGACGATATCGTGTCCAGCGCGGTCTTTGCCGACGGCGCGGCGGCGGTGGTGGTGAGTGCTCAGCCTCCCGTCACGGGTCGGACGGCGCTGCGCTTCGACGCCTTCGAGACGGCGCTCACCCCGCCCGACCAGGGCGAAAAGGACATGGCGTGGACGATTGGCGACCAGGGCTACCAGATGGTCTTGAGCAGCTACGTGCCGCGCCTGATCGAAACCCACCTGCACGGCGCGGTGGGGCCGCTGCTGCACACGCTGCCGGGCGAACTCGCGCAGGCGGGCGAGCACATCGAGCACTGGGCGGTGCACCCCGGTGGGCGCAGCATTCTGGACAAGGTGGAAGGCAGCCTGGGCCTCAGCGAAACGCAGATGCACGCCTCGCGTGAGGAGCTGAGGCGCTACGGCAACATGAGCAGCGCGACGGTGCTGTTTATTCTGCGTGACCTGCTGGAAGAGGTCAGGGACGGCGAACGGGTCTGCGCGATGGCCTTCGGGCCGGGCCTGACGGTGGAATCGGGGCTGATGACCGCGGTGGGGGCGAGTGAATAG
- a CDS encoding class I SAM-dependent methyltransferase → MNRTWPDFSRREQNVPELMDDPACDLRQLERTYAQFEQVNALVSGWEVVYRRELRPRLRRDRAMTLLDIGCGGGDLARQLLRWAARDGFSLRVLGIDADERAIHYAQAQPPRSGLSFRAALSGELLRGGERFDFIVSNHVLHHLTDAEVPELLRDCEGLCRGVTLHSDIERHPLAYAGFALLAAPLFRDSFILYDGTLSVRRSFREDELRRLAPAGWQVTRPFPFRLLLKHEAGRA, encoded by the coding sequence GTGAATAGGACTTGGCCCGATTTCAGTCGCCGTGAGCAGAACGTCCCGGAGCTGATGGACGACCCGGCGTGCGACCTGCGCCAGCTTGAGCGCACCTACGCGCAGTTCGAGCAGGTCAACGCGCTGGTTTCGGGCTGGGAAGTGGTCTACCGGCGCGAGCTGCGGCCCCGGCTGCGGCGGGACCGGGCCATGACGCTGCTCGACATCGGCTGCGGTGGGGGCGACCTGGCGCGGCAATTGCTTCGCTGGGCGGCGCGGGACGGCTTTTCCCTGCGGGTGCTGGGCATCGACGCCGACGAGCGGGCCATTCACTACGCCCAGGCGCAGCCGCCGCGCTCCGGCCTGAGCTTCCGGGCCGCGCTGAGCGGGGAGCTGCTGCGTGGGGGCGAGCGCTTCGACTTCATCGTTTCCAACCACGTGCTGCACCACCTTACCGACGCCGAGGTGCCGGAGCTGCTGCGCGACTGCGAGGGTCTGTGCCGGGGCGTCACGCTGCACAGCGACATCGAGCGGCACCCGCTGGCCTACGCGGGCTTTGCGCTGCTCGCCGCGCCGCTGTTCCGCGACTCGTTCATCCTTTATGACGGCACGCTTTCCGTGCGCCGCAGCTTCCGGGAGGACGAACTGCGGCGCCTTGCCCCGGCGGGCTGGCAGGTCACGCGGCCCTTTCCGTTCCGGCTGCTGCTGAAACATGAGGCCGGGCGTGCTTGA
- a CDS encoding FAD-dependent oxidoreductase → MLDVLVVGGGPVGTFLGALLAKSGLSVQVCERRTAPWEHSRAIGLHPPALRAFESIGLTPAIVEAAVKIRRGLVIGETGVLGELPMTGAGRDYPFILALPQVETERRLWERLDDLAPDALRRGCEVREVRDLGGHCEVTVTQDGREERLSARFVVAADGWRSAVRTAAGIGFHGGPYPDPYLMGDFPDTTPFGDDAVVFIKPGGVVECFPLPGRLRRWVVHLGQALADPLPEDLTRIIRERTGLPVPTSECRMLSAFGVQRFQAARMWQGRLLLVGDAAHVVSPIGGQGMTLGWLDALALAPLLTRACRGDTVTDRDWHAFERRRLRSSALASRQAELNMAAGRPARGGLTQPLREALLAGLLKSPAQPLLAATFTMRWL, encoded by the coding sequence GTGCTTGACGTGCTGGTGGTGGGCGGCGGGCCGGTGGGGACATTTCTGGGAGCGCTGCTGGCAAAAAGCGGCCTGAGCGTGCAGGTCTGCGAGCGGCGCACGGCACCCTGGGAACATTCCCGCGCCATCGGGCTTCACCCACCGGCTCTGCGGGCGTTCGAGTCCATCGGCCTGACCCCGGCCATCGTGGAGGCCGCCGTCAAAATCCGGCGCGGGCTGGTCATCGGGGAGACGGGCGTGCTCGGCGAACTGCCGATGACCGGGGCGGGACGGGATTACCCGTTCATCCTGGCGCTGCCGCAGGTGGAAACCGAGCGGCGGCTCTGGGAGCGCCTGGACGACCTCGCCCCGGACGCCCTGCGGCGCGGCTGCGAGGTGCGCGAGGTGCGTGACCTGGGAGGCCACTGCGAGGTCACGGTCACCCAGGACGGACGCGAGGAGCGCCTGAGTGCCCGCTTCGTCGTGGCGGCGGACGGCTGGCGCTCGGCGGTGCGGACGGCGGCGGGAATCGGGTTTCACGGCGGCCCCTACCCCGACCCCTACCTGATGGGCGATTTTCCCGACACCACACCCTTCGGCGACGACGCTGTGGTGTTCATCAAGCCGGGCGGCGTGGTGGAATGTTTTCCGCTGCCGGGCCGCCTGCGACGCTGGGTGGTGCATCTCGGTCAAGCTCTGGCTGACCCGCTGCCTGAGGACCTCACCCGCATCATCCGCGAGCGCACCGGCCTGCCGGTTCCGACCTCCGAATGCCGGATGCTCAGCGCCTTCGGGGTGCAGCGCTTTCAAGCGGCGCGAATGTGGCAGGGCCGGCTGCTGCTCGTCGGCGACGCCGCGCATGTGGTCAGCCCCATCGGCGGGCAGGGCATGACGCTCGGGTGGCTGGACGCCCTGGCCCTCGCGCCGCTGCTCACGCGGGCGTGCCGGGGAGACACCGTGACTGACCGCGACTGGCACGCCTTCGAGCGCCGCCGCCTGCGGTCCAGTGCGCTCGCCAGCCGGCAGGCCGAGCTGAACATGGCGGCGGGGCGCCCGGCCCGGGGTGGGCTGACCCAGCCGCTGCGCGAGGCGCTGCTCGCCGGCCTGCTGAAGTCGCCCGCACAACCGCTGCTCGCCGCAACATTCACCATGCGCTGGCTGTGA
- a CDS encoding glycosyltransferase has translation MRILIASQPIAGHVLPLREIARELARRGHELRWYTGRKFRPQVEAAGAVWEGFVHARDYDDANFDAAFPGRSARRGLAQLLFDLRHVFVGQMEGQFYDLRDLERRWRPDVVLADQTVGAALLREELGGPPVALLGVLPLGIASRDTAPFGLGLAPLGGAAGQLRNRALQVLTERVVFRGISAQLADLCTWLGLPARSFAPPVAPSLMLQPSVPRLEYLRRDLPPQVRFIGPLVLPAGEFTPPAWWNDILTAERPVVLVTQGTLATRPEQLLRPALAALADEDVLVVAAGVAPERLGPLPANARAAAFVPFTALLPHVAVSLTNGGYGGTVQALSHGVPCVVAGRSEDKAEVAARVAYSGAGLNLGTATPSPARIRAAVRRVLREPAFREQAGELGHELRQHDAPREAADWLETLGGKK, from the coding sequence ATGCGCATCCTCATCGCCTCGCAGCCCATCGCCGGACACGTGTTGCCGCTCCGGGAAATCGCCCGCGAACTCGCCCGGCGCGGCCACGAGCTGCGCTGGTACACCGGGCGCAAGTTCCGGCCCCAGGTCGAAGCGGCAGGCGCCGTGTGGGAGGGCTTCGTCCACGCCCGCGACTACGACGACGCGAATTTCGACGCCGCCTTCCCTGGCCGCAGTGCCCGGCGCGGGCTGGCGCAACTGCTGTTCGACCTGCGGCACGTCTTCGTGGGGCAGATGGAAGGGCAGTTTTACGACCTGCGCGACCTCGAGCGGCGCTGGCGACCCGACGTGGTGCTGGCCGACCAGACGGTGGGCGCGGCGCTGCTGCGCGAGGAACTCGGCGGCCCGCCGGTGGCGCTGCTCGGCGTGTTGCCGCTGGGGATTGCCAGCCGGGACACCGCGCCTTTCGGGCTGGGCCTCGCGCCGCTGGGGGGGGCTGCCGGTCAACTCAGGAACAGGGCTTTACAAGTGCTGACTGAGCGAGTCGTGTTCCGGGGCATCTCCGCGCAGCTCGCCGACCTTTGCACGTGGCTGGGACTGCCGGCTCGTTCTTTTGCGCCGCCCGTCGCCCCCTCGCTGATGCTGCAACCGAGCGTGCCGCGCCTGGAATACCTCCGGCGTGACCTGCCGCCGCAGGTGCGCTTCATTGGACCGCTGGTGCTGCCCGCTGGCGAGTTCACGCCGCCCGCGTGGTGGAACGACATTCTGACTGCTGAGCGGCCCGTGGTCCTCGTCACGCAGGGCACGCTGGCGACCCGGCCTGAGCAACTGCTGCGCCCAGCCCTGGCCGCGCTGGCCGACGAGGACGTGCTGGTGGTGGCGGCGGGCGTGGCCCCTGAGCGCCTCGGCCCGCTGCCTGCCAATGCGCGTGCGGCGGCGTTCGTCCCCTTCACGGCGCTGCTGCCGCACGTCGCGGTGTCCCTCACCAACGGCGGGTATGGCGGCACCGTGCAGGCGCTGAGCCACGGCGTGCCGTGCGTGGTGGCGGGCCGCAGTGAGGACAAGGCCGAGGTCGCGGCGCGGGTGGCGTACAGCGGCGCGGGCCTGAACCTGGGCACGGCCACGCCTTCACCTGCCCGAATTCGTGCGGCGGTGCGGCGGGTGCTGCGCGAACCGGCCTTCCGCGAGCAGGCGGGCGAGCTGGGGCACGAGCTGCGGCAGCACGACGCGCCGCGTGAGGCGGCAGACTGGCTCGAAACCCTGGGAGGAAAGAAATGA
- a CDS encoding phospholipase D-like domain-containing protein — translation MADALRRGVHVRLVLDQAYPMKFEAAALVRSLQDALAGTGAADRLEVRWAGHPMHTKAIVVDGEMAVFGSTNLHFSSFGPAGLSEYTLATSDAGAIARMQDIFEGEWKMARPFTFPWWAR, via the coding sequence GTGGCCGACGCGCTGCGCCGGGGAGTCCACGTGCGGCTGGTGCTCGATCAGGCCTATCCGATGAAGTTCGAGGCCGCCGCCCTGGTCCGCAGCCTGCAAGACGCGCTGGCGGGAACCGGGGCCGCAGACCGGCTGGAAGTGCGCTGGGCCGGGCACCCGATGCACACCAAAGCCATCGTGGTGGACGGAGAAATGGCGGTCTTCGGCAGCACCAACCTGCATTTTTCCTCGTTCGGGCCGGCGGGACTGAGCGAATACACGCTGGCGACGAGTGACGCCGGGGCCATTGCCCGGATGCAAGACATCTTCGAGGGGGAGTGGAAGATGGCCCGGCCTTTCACTTTTCCCTGGTGGGCACGGTGA
- a CDS encoding vWA domain-containing protein — MLEAKLKPHREYLLAQSAGQKLFLTLTVKPTAEARQARPDLSVVFVVDTSGSMREVVTEPTERTGRTTQVDGQVYEVVKGGKNKMQLMIEALRGIVTSTLIRPGDRLALVKFDDTAEVLVPFITASNQAQLAAAVDKLDWYSGGTHMGAGMRAGAGLLTGERGSRRMVLISDGQTFDAPLVEDQIGALAGLQVPVTVVAVGDEVNADLLTAIADRTQGQPLDIVPDTQNPQPPAIRASELPAALLGDLQKAAAEVVTGVALSVRTVKDVVLERVTRVQPTQTEVALRADGPLPLGNVDAGSGATFVLEFTLPARPATKMRLAQLGLTYEVPGANYRGEIPPLDVVVEFTGEEALAARIDPEVMGWVQQRNIEGLVAQATREANQNPEQAAKTLEQARAMTQRLGNGAMTQALDRAIGELGSSKTISLGTAKTLKIGAKTQTLSSDAALPSDEDIRRMTGA; from the coding sequence ATGCTAGAGGCCAAGCTGAAACCCCACCGTGAATACCTGCTGGCGCAGTCCGCCGGCCAGAAACTCTTTCTGACCCTGACCGTGAAGCCCACCGCCGAGGCGCGGCAGGCGCGGCCCGACCTGAGCGTGGTGTTCGTGGTGGACACCTCCGGCTCCATGCGCGAGGTCGTGACCGAACCCACCGAGCGCACCGGGCGCACGACGCAGGTGGACGGTCAGGTCTACGAAGTCGTCAAGGGCGGCAAAAACAAGATGCAGCTGATGATCGAGGCGCTGCGCGGCATCGTGACCTCCACCCTGATTCGGCCGGGCGACCGCCTCGCGCTGGTCAAGTTCGACGACACCGCCGAGGTCCTTGTCCCATTCATCACCGCCAGCAATCAGGCGCAGCTCGCCGCCGCCGTGGACAAGCTCGACTGGTACTCGGGCGGCACCCACATGGGCGCGGGAATGCGCGCCGGGGCCGGCCTGCTCACGGGCGAGCGCGGCAGCCGCCGCATGGTGCTGATCAGCGACGGGCAGACCTTCGACGCGCCGCTGGTGGAAGACCAGATCGGCGCCCTGGCAGGGCTGCAAGTGCCCGTGACGGTGGTGGCCGTGGGCGACGAGGTGAACGCCGACCTGCTCACCGCCATCGCCGACCGCACGCAGGGGCAGCCGCTCGACATCGTGCCCGACACGCAAAATCCGCAGCCGCCCGCCATCCGCGCTTCCGAGTTGCCTGCCGCGCTGCTCGGCGACCTGCAAAAAGCCGCCGCCGAAGTGGTCACGGGCGTGGCCCTCTCGGTCCGCACCGTCAAAGACGTGGTCCTCGAGCGCGTCACCCGCGTGCAGCCCACCCAGACCGAGGTGGCGCTGCGGGCCGACGGGCCTCTCCCGCTCGGCAACGTGGACGCGGGCAGCGGGGCGACCTTCGTGCTGGAGTTCACCCTGCCTGCCCGCCCGGCGACCAAGATGCGGCTCGCGCAGCTCGGCCTGACCTACGAGGTGCCCGGCGCGAACTACCGGGGCGAGATTCCCCCGCTCGACGTGGTGGTGGAATTTACCGGCGAGGAAGCCCTGGCCGCCCGGATAGACCCCGAGGTCATGGGCTGGGTGCAGCAGCGCAACATCGAGGGGCTGGTCGCGCAGGCCACCCGCGAGGCGAACCAGAACCCCGAACAGGCGGCCAAGACGCTTGAGCAGGCCCGCGCCATGACCCAGCGCCTCGGCAACGGCGCCATGACGCAGGCACTCGACCGCGCCATCGGCGAACTCGGCAGCTCCAAGACCATCAGCCTCGGCACCGCCAAGACGCTCAAAATCGGCGCCAAGACCCAGACCCTCAGCAGCGACGCCGCCCTGCCGTCCGATGAGGACATCCGCCGCATGACCGGAGCCTGA